From a single Leopardus geoffroyi isolate Oge1 chromosome E1, O.geoffroyi_Oge1_pat1.0, whole genome shotgun sequence genomic region:
- the CLUH gene encoding clustered mitochondria protein homolog isoform X4, producing the protein MVIKTDELPVAAPADGAREPSSQAGGKGRPGAAALPSVMLLNGDCPESLKREERAAEPPRENGLDESEPGEETTGQEVIVIQDTGFSVKILAPGIEPFSLQVSPQEMVQEIHQVLMDREDTCHRTCFSLHLDGNMLDHFSELRSVEGLQEGSVLRVVEEPYTVREARIHVRHVRDLLKSLDPSDAFNGVDCNSLSFLSVFTDGDLGDSGKRKKGLEMDPIDCTPPEYILPGSRERPLCPLQPQNHDWKPLQCLKVLTMSGWNPPPGNRKMHGDLMYLFVITAEDRQVSITASTRGFYLNQSTAYHFNPKPASPRFLSHSLVELLNQISPTFKKNFAVLQKKRVQRHPFERIATPFQVYSWTAPQAEHAMDCVRAEDAYTSRLGYEEHIPGQTRDWNEELQTTRELPRKNLPERLLRERAIFKVHSDFTAAATRGAMAVIDGNVMAINPSEETKMQMFIWNNIFFSLGFDVRDHYKDFGGDVAAYVAPTNDLNGVRTYNAVDVEGLYTLGTVVVDYRGYRVTAQSIIPGILERDQEQSVIYGSIDFGKTVMSHPRYLELLERTSRPLKILRHRVLNDRGEEVELCSSVECKGIIGNDGRHYILDLLRTFPPDLNFLPVPGEALPEECTRAGFPRAHRHKLCCLRQELVDAFVEHRYLLFMKLAALQLMQQKASKMENPTSLENGDPPSSEPKPEDPPGLEAGSEEEGSSASGLAKVKELAETIASDDGTDPRSREVIRNACKAVGSISCTAFDVRFNPDIFSPGVRFPESCQEEVRDQKQLLKDAAAFLLSCQIPGLVKDCIDHAVLPMDGATLAEVMRQRGINMRYLGKVLDLVLRSPAREQLDHIYKIGIGELITRSAKHIFKTYLQGVELSGLSAAISHFLNCFLSSYPNPVAHLPADELISKKRNRRRRNRPPGAADNTAWAVMTPQELWKNICQEAKNYFGFSLECETVDQAVETYGLQKITLLREISLKTGIQILLKEYSFDSRHKPAFTEEDVLNIFPVVKHVNPKASDAFHFFQSGQAKVQQGFLKEGCELINEALNLFNNVYGAMHVEICACLRLLARLHYIMGDYAEALSNQQKAVLMSERVMGIEHPNTIQEYMHLALYCFASSQLSTALSLLYRARYLTLLVFGEDHPEMALLDNNIGLVLHGVMEYDLSLRFLENALAVSTKYHGPKSLKVALSHHLVARVYESKAEFRSALQHEKEGYTIYKTQLGEDHEKTKESSEYLKCLTQQAVALQRTMNEIYRNGSSANIPPLKFTAPSMASVLEQLNVINGILFIPLSQKDLENLKAEVARRHQLQEAGKNRDKAEEPMATEPEPAGVPEDSASQPQAAKDPSSPGLQG; encoded by the exons CGCTGCCATCAGTCATGCTACTGAATGGAGACTGTCCAGAGAGcctaaaaagggaagaaagggctgCTGAGCCGCCCAGGGAAAATGGTCTGGATGAATCCGAGCCAGGAGAGGAGACGACTGGACAGGAGGTCATTGTCATTCAGGACACAGGCTTTTCTGTGAAGATCCTGGcacctgggattgagcccttctCTTTACAG GTGTCCCCCCAGGAGATGGTACAGGAGATCCACCAGGTACTCATGGACCGTGAAGACACGTGTCACCGCACCTGCTTCTCGCTGCACCTGGATGGCAACATGCTGGACCACTTCTCAGAGCTGCGCAGTGTCGAGGGGCTGCAGGAGGGCTCGGTGCTACGCGTGGTGGAAG AGCCATACACGGTACGTGAGGCCCGCATCCACGTGCGCCATGTCCGAGACCTGCTCAAGAGCCTGGACCCATCTGATGCCTTCAACGGGGTTGATTGCAACTCTTTGTCCTTCCTGAGCGTCTTTACTGATGGCGACCTGGGAG ACAGCGGGAAGCGGAAGAAGGGCTTGGAGATGGACCCCATTGACTGCACACCACCTGAGTACATCCTTCCAGGGAGCCGGGAACGGCCGTTGTGTCCCCTGCAGCCCCAGAACCATGACTGGAAG CCCCTGCAGTGCCTGAAAGTTCTTACCATGAGTGGCTGGAACCCACCCCCTGGGAACCGCAAGATGCATGGGGACCTCATGTACCTGTTTGTGATCACAGCCGAGGACCGGCAAGTCAGCATCACAGCATCCACGCGGGGCTTTTACCTGAACCA GTCCACGGCCTATCACTTCAATCCCAAGCCTGCCAGCCCCCGCTTCCTCAGCCATTCCCTAGTGGAGCTGCTCAACCAGATCAGCCCAACCTTCAAAAAAAACTTTGCCGTGCTGCAGAAGAAAAG GGTCCAGCGCCACCCATTCGAGAGGATTGCCACCCCGTTCCAGGTGTACAGCTGGACAGCGCCCCAGGCAGAGCACGCTATGGACTGCGTGCGTGCGGAGGACGCCTACACCTCCAGGCTGGGCTATGAGGAGCACATCCCTGGACAG ACCCGGGACTGGAACGAGGAGCTGCAGACGACAAGGGAACTGCCCCGCAAGAACCTGCCTGAGCGGCTCCTTCGAGAAAGAGCTATATTCAAG GTGCACAGCGACTTCACGGCTGCAGCCACACGGGGCGCCATGGCGGTCATCGACGGCAACGTGATGGCCATCAACCCCAGCGAGGAGACCAAGATGCAGATGTTCATCTGGAATAACATCTTCTTTAGCCTGGGCTTTGATGTTCGTGACCACTACAAGGACTTCGGTGGGGATGTGGCGGCCTACGTGGCGCCCACCAATGACCTGAATGGTGTGCGCACGTACAACGCCGTGGACGTGGAGGGGCTGTACACATTGGGGACAGTGGTGGTGGATTACCGTGGCTACCGCGTCACAGCCCAGTCCATCATCCCTGGCATCCTGGAGCGGGACCAGGAGCAGAGTGTCATCTACGGCTCCATTGACTTTGGCAAGACGGTGATGTCGCACCCTCGATACCTGGAGCTGCTGGAACGTACTAGTCGGCCGCTCAAGATCCTGAGGCACCGGGTGCTCAACGACCGCGGCGAGGAGGTGGAGCTCTGCTCCTCCGTGGAGTGCAAGGGCATCATCGGCAACGACGGGCGCCACTACATCCTCGACCTGCTGCGCACCTTCCCCCCTGACCTCAACTTCCTGCCCGTGCCCGGCGAGGCGCTGCCCGAGGAGTGCACTCGCGCCGGCTTCCCCCGGGCGCACCGGCACAAGCTCTGTTGCCTGCGCCAGGAGCTGGTGGATGCCTTTGTGGAGCACAG GTACCTCCTCTTCATGAAGCTGGCTGCCCTGCAGTTGATGCAGCAGAAAGCCAGCAAGATGGAGAATCCCACCTCACTGGAAAATGGTGACCCCCCCTCCTCGGAACCTAAGCCTGAAGACCCTCCGGGGCTCGAGGCAGGAAGTGAGGAGGAAGGCAGCAGTGCTAGCGGCCTCGCCAAGGTGAAGGAGCTGGCGGAGACCATCGCCTCAGACGACGGGACAG ACCCTCGGAGCCGAGAGGTGATCCGCAACGCGTGCAAGGCAGTCGGCTCCATCAGCTGCACAGCCTTTGACGTCCGCTTCAACCCTGACATCTTCTCACCAG GGGTTCGTTTCCCCGAGTCCTGCCAGGAGGAAGTTCGGGACCAGAAGCAGCTGCTGAAAGACGCCGCCGCCTTCCTGCTGTCCTGCCAGATCCCCGGCTTG GTGAAGGACTGCATAGACCATGCGGTGCTGCCCATGGATGGGGCCACGCTGGCTGAGGTGATGCGCCAGCGTGGCATCAACATGCGCTACCTGGGCAAGGTGCTGGACCTGGTGCTCCGGAGCCCGGCCCGAGAACAGCTGGACCACATCTAT AAAATTGGCATTGGAGAGCTCATCACCCGTTCTGCCAAGCACATCTTTAAGACCTACTTACAG GGAGTGGAGCTCTCGGGCCTCTCGGCTGCCATCAGCCACTTTCTGAACTGCTTCCTGAGCTCCTACCCCAACCCTGTGGCCCACTTGCCCGCCGACGAGCTGATCTCTAAGaagaggaacaggaggaggagaaacCGCCCCCCGGGGGCAGCAGATAACACGGCCTGGGCTGTCATGACCCCCCAGGAGCTCTGGAAGAACATCTGCCAGGAGGCCAAGAACTACTTTGGCTTCAGCCTCGAGTG CGAGACCGTGGACCAGGCTGTGGAGACCTATGGGCTGCAGAAGATAACGCTGCTGCGGGAAATCTCCCTGAAAACCGGAATCCAG ATCCTGCTGAAGGAGTACAGCTTTGACAGCCGCCACAAACCCGCCTTCACCGAGGAGGATGTGCTCAATATCTTCCCCGTGGTCAAGCATGTCAACCCGAAGGCCTCGGATGCCTTCCACTTCTTCCAGAGTGGGCAGGCCAAAGTACAGCAGG gcttcctgaaggagggcTGTGAGCTCATCAATGAGGCCCTGAACCTGTTTAACAACGTGTACGGAGCCATGCACGTGGAGATCTGTGCCTGCTTGCGCCTCCTTGCTCGTCTCCACTACATTATGGGTGACTACGCCGAG GCCCTGAGTAACCAGCAGAAGGCTGTGCTGATGAGCGAGCGAGTGATGGGCATCGAGCACCCCAATACCATCCAGGAATAT ATGCACCTGGCCCTGTACTGCTTCGCCAGCAGCCAGCTGTCCACGGCCCTGAGTCTGCTGTACCGCGCCCGCTACCTCACGCTGCTGGTGTTCGGGGAGGACCACCCCGAGATGGCGCTGCTGGAC AACAACATCGGGCTGGTGCTGCACGGAGTGATGGAATATGACCTGTCGCTGCGCTTCCTGGAGAATGCGCTGGCTGTCAGCACCAAGTACCACGGGCCCAAGTCCCTCAAGGTAGCCCTCAG CCACCACCTTGTCGCCCGGGTCTACGAGAGCAAAGCCGAGTTCCGGTCAGCCCTGCAGCACGAGAAGGAGGGCTATACCATCTACAAGACCCAG CTGGGCGAGGACCACGAGAAGACCAAGGAGAGCTCCGAGTACCTCAAGTGCCTGACCCAGCAGGCCGTGGCCCTGCAGCGCACCATGAACGAGATCTACCGCAACGGCTCCAGCGCCAACATCCCGCCCCTCAAG TTCACAGCCCCCAGCATGGCCAGTGTCTTGGAACAGCTCAACGTCATCAACGGCATCCTCTTCATTCCTCTCAG CCAAAAAGACTTGGAGAACCTGAAAGCCGAGGTGGCACGGCGGCACCAGCTCCAGGAGGCCGGCAAAAACAGGGATAAGGCTGAGGAGCCCATGGCCACCGAGCCTGAGCCAGCGGGGGTCCCGGAGGATTcagcctcccagccccaggccgcCAAGGACCCTTCTTCCCCGGGCTTGCAGGGgtag
- the CLUH gene encoding clustered mitochondria protein homolog isoform X3 — MVIKTDELPVAAPADGAREPSSQAGGKGRPGAAALPSVMLLNGDCPESLKREERAAEPPRENGLDESEPGEETTGQEVIVIQDTGFSVKILAPGIEPFSLQVSPQEMVQEIHQVLMDREDTCHRTCFSLHLDGNMLDHFSELRSVEGLQEGSVLRVVEEPYTVREARIHVRHVRDLLKSLDPSDAFNGVDCNSLSFLSVFTDGDLGDSGKRKKGLEMDPIDCTPPEYILPGSRERPLCPLQPQNHDWKPLQCLKVLTMSGWNPPPGNRKMHGDLMYLFVITAEDRQVSITASTRGFYLNQSTAYHFNPKPASPRFLSHSLVELLNQISPTFKKNFAVLQKKRVQRHPFERIATPFQVYSWTAPQAEHAMDCVRAEDAYTSRLGYEEHIPGQTRDWNEELQTTRELPRKNLPERLLRERAIFKVHSDFTAAATRGAMAVIDGNVMAINPSEETKMQMFIWNNIFFSLGFDVRDHYKDFGGDVAAYVAPTNDLNGVRTYNAVDVEGLYTLGTVVVDYRGYRVTAQSIIPGILERDQEQSVIYGSIDFGKTVMSHPRYLELLERTSRPLKILRHRVLNDRGEEVELCSSVECKGIIGNDGRHYILDLLRTFPPDLNFLPVPGEALPEECTRAGFPRAHRHKLCCLRQELVDAFVEHRYLLFMKLAALQLMQQKASKMENPTSLENGDPPSSEPKPEDPPGLEAGSEEEGSSASGLAKVKELAETIASDDGTADPRSREVIRNACKAVGSISCTAFDVRFNPDIFSPGVRFPESCQEEVRDQKQLLKDAAAFLLSCQIPGLVKDCIDHAVLPMDGATLAEVMRQRGINMRYLGKVLDLVLRSPAREQLDHIYKIGIGELITRSAKHIFKTYLQGVELSGLSAAISHFLNCFLSSYPNPVAHLPADELISKKRNRRRRNRPPGAADNTAWAVMTPQELWKNICQEAKNYFGFSLECETVDQAVETYGLQKITLLREISLKTGIQILLKEYSFDSRHKPAFTEEDVLNIFPVVKHVNPKASDAFHFFQSGQAKVQQGFLKEGCELINEALNLFNNVYGAMHVEICACLRLLARLHYIMGDYAEALSNQQKAVLMSERVMGIEHPNTIQEYMHLALYCFASSQLSTALSLLYRARYLTLLVFGEDHPEMALLDNNIGLVLHGVMEYDLSLRFLENALAVSTKYHGPKSLKVALSHHLVARVYESKAEFRSALQHEKEGYTIYKTQLGEDHEKTKESSEYLKCLTQQAVALQRTMNEIYRNGSSANIPPLKFTAPSMASVLEQLNVINGILFIPLSQKDLENLKAEVARRHQLQEAGKNRDKAEEPMATEPEPAGVPEDSASQPQAAKDPSSPGLQG, encoded by the exons CGCTGCCATCAGTCATGCTACTGAATGGAGACTGTCCAGAGAGcctaaaaagggaagaaagggctgCTGAGCCGCCCAGGGAAAATGGTCTGGATGAATCCGAGCCAGGAGAGGAGACGACTGGACAGGAGGTCATTGTCATTCAGGACACAGGCTTTTCTGTGAAGATCCTGGcacctgggattgagcccttctCTTTACAG GTGTCCCCCCAGGAGATGGTACAGGAGATCCACCAGGTACTCATGGACCGTGAAGACACGTGTCACCGCACCTGCTTCTCGCTGCACCTGGATGGCAACATGCTGGACCACTTCTCAGAGCTGCGCAGTGTCGAGGGGCTGCAGGAGGGCTCGGTGCTACGCGTGGTGGAAG AGCCATACACGGTACGTGAGGCCCGCATCCACGTGCGCCATGTCCGAGACCTGCTCAAGAGCCTGGACCCATCTGATGCCTTCAACGGGGTTGATTGCAACTCTTTGTCCTTCCTGAGCGTCTTTACTGATGGCGACCTGGGAG ACAGCGGGAAGCGGAAGAAGGGCTTGGAGATGGACCCCATTGACTGCACACCACCTGAGTACATCCTTCCAGGGAGCCGGGAACGGCCGTTGTGTCCCCTGCAGCCCCAGAACCATGACTGGAAG CCCCTGCAGTGCCTGAAAGTTCTTACCATGAGTGGCTGGAACCCACCCCCTGGGAACCGCAAGATGCATGGGGACCTCATGTACCTGTTTGTGATCACAGCCGAGGACCGGCAAGTCAGCATCACAGCATCCACGCGGGGCTTTTACCTGAACCA GTCCACGGCCTATCACTTCAATCCCAAGCCTGCCAGCCCCCGCTTCCTCAGCCATTCCCTAGTGGAGCTGCTCAACCAGATCAGCCCAACCTTCAAAAAAAACTTTGCCGTGCTGCAGAAGAAAAG GGTCCAGCGCCACCCATTCGAGAGGATTGCCACCCCGTTCCAGGTGTACAGCTGGACAGCGCCCCAGGCAGAGCACGCTATGGACTGCGTGCGTGCGGAGGACGCCTACACCTCCAGGCTGGGCTATGAGGAGCACATCCCTGGACAG ACCCGGGACTGGAACGAGGAGCTGCAGACGACAAGGGAACTGCCCCGCAAGAACCTGCCTGAGCGGCTCCTTCGAGAAAGAGCTATATTCAAG GTGCACAGCGACTTCACGGCTGCAGCCACACGGGGCGCCATGGCGGTCATCGACGGCAACGTGATGGCCATCAACCCCAGCGAGGAGACCAAGATGCAGATGTTCATCTGGAATAACATCTTCTTTAGCCTGGGCTTTGATGTTCGTGACCACTACAAGGACTTCGGTGGGGATGTGGCGGCCTACGTGGCGCCCACCAATGACCTGAATGGTGTGCGCACGTACAACGCCGTGGACGTGGAGGGGCTGTACACATTGGGGACAGTGGTGGTGGATTACCGTGGCTACCGCGTCACAGCCCAGTCCATCATCCCTGGCATCCTGGAGCGGGACCAGGAGCAGAGTGTCATCTACGGCTCCATTGACTTTGGCAAGACGGTGATGTCGCACCCTCGATACCTGGAGCTGCTGGAACGTACTAGTCGGCCGCTCAAGATCCTGAGGCACCGGGTGCTCAACGACCGCGGCGAGGAGGTGGAGCTCTGCTCCTCCGTGGAGTGCAAGGGCATCATCGGCAACGACGGGCGCCACTACATCCTCGACCTGCTGCGCACCTTCCCCCCTGACCTCAACTTCCTGCCCGTGCCCGGCGAGGCGCTGCCCGAGGAGTGCACTCGCGCCGGCTTCCCCCGGGCGCACCGGCACAAGCTCTGTTGCCTGCGCCAGGAGCTGGTGGATGCCTTTGTGGAGCACAG GTACCTCCTCTTCATGAAGCTGGCTGCCCTGCAGTTGATGCAGCAGAAAGCCAGCAAGATGGAGAATCCCACCTCACTGGAAAATGGTGACCCCCCCTCCTCGGAACCTAAGCCTGAAGACCCTCCGGGGCTCGAGGCAGGAAGTGAGGAGGAAGGCAGCAGTGCTAGCGGCCTCGCCAAGGTGAAGGAGCTGGCGGAGACCATCGCCTCAGACGACGGGACAG CAGACCCTCGGAGCCGAGAGGTGATCCGCAACGCGTGCAAGGCAGTCGGCTCCATCAGCTGCACAGCCTTTGACGTCCGCTTCAACCCTGACATCTTCTCACCAG GGGTTCGTTTCCCCGAGTCCTGCCAGGAGGAAGTTCGGGACCAGAAGCAGCTGCTGAAAGACGCCGCCGCCTTCCTGCTGTCCTGCCAGATCCCCGGCTTG GTGAAGGACTGCATAGACCATGCGGTGCTGCCCATGGATGGGGCCACGCTGGCTGAGGTGATGCGCCAGCGTGGCATCAACATGCGCTACCTGGGCAAGGTGCTGGACCTGGTGCTCCGGAGCCCGGCCCGAGAACAGCTGGACCACATCTAT AAAATTGGCATTGGAGAGCTCATCACCCGTTCTGCCAAGCACATCTTTAAGACCTACTTACAG GGAGTGGAGCTCTCGGGCCTCTCGGCTGCCATCAGCCACTTTCTGAACTGCTTCCTGAGCTCCTACCCCAACCCTGTGGCCCACTTGCCCGCCGACGAGCTGATCTCTAAGaagaggaacaggaggaggagaaacCGCCCCCCGGGGGCAGCAGATAACACGGCCTGGGCTGTCATGACCCCCCAGGAGCTCTGGAAGAACATCTGCCAGGAGGCCAAGAACTACTTTGGCTTCAGCCTCGAGTG CGAGACCGTGGACCAGGCTGTGGAGACCTATGGGCTGCAGAAGATAACGCTGCTGCGGGAAATCTCCCTGAAAACCGGAATCCAG ATCCTGCTGAAGGAGTACAGCTTTGACAGCCGCCACAAACCCGCCTTCACCGAGGAGGATGTGCTCAATATCTTCCCCGTGGTCAAGCATGTCAACCCGAAGGCCTCGGATGCCTTCCACTTCTTCCAGAGTGGGCAGGCCAAAGTACAGCAGG gcttcctgaaggagggcTGTGAGCTCATCAATGAGGCCCTGAACCTGTTTAACAACGTGTACGGAGCCATGCACGTGGAGATCTGTGCCTGCTTGCGCCTCCTTGCTCGTCTCCACTACATTATGGGTGACTACGCCGAG GCCCTGAGTAACCAGCAGAAGGCTGTGCTGATGAGCGAGCGAGTGATGGGCATCGAGCACCCCAATACCATCCAGGAATAT ATGCACCTGGCCCTGTACTGCTTCGCCAGCAGCCAGCTGTCCACGGCCCTGAGTCTGCTGTACCGCGCCCGCTACCTCACGCTGCTGGTGTTCGGGGAGGACCACCCCGAGATGGCGCTGCTGGAC AACAACATCGGGCTGGTGCTGCACGGAGTGATGGAATATGACCTGTCGCTGCGCTTCCTGGAGAATGCGCTGGCTGTCAGCACCAAGTACCACGGGCCCAAGTCCCTCAAGGTAGCCCTCAG CCACCACCTTGTCGCCCGGGTCTACGAGAGCAAAGCCGAGTTCCGGTCAGCCCTGCAGCACGAGAAGGAGGGCTATACCATCTACAAGACCCAG CTGGGCGAGGACCACGAGAAGACCAAGGAGAGCTCCGAGTACCTCAAGTGCCTGACCCAGCAGGCCGTGGCCCTGCAGCGCACCATGAACGAGATCTACCGCAACGGCTCCAGCGCCAACATCCCGCCCCTCAAG TTCACAGCCCCCAGCATGGCCAGTGTCTTGGAACAGCTCAACGTCATCAACGGCATCCTCTTCATTCCTCTCAG CCAAAAAGACTTGGAGAACCTGAAAGCCGAGGTGGCACGGCGGCACCAGCTCCAGGAGGCCGGCAAAAACAGGGATAAGGCTGAGGAGCCCATGGCCACCGAGCCTGAGCCAGCGGGGGTCCCGGAGGATTcagcctcccagccccaggccgcCAAGGACCCTTCTTCCCCGGGCTTGCAGGGgtag